In one Pempheris klunzingeri isolate RE-2024b chromosome 8, fPemKlu1.hap1, whole genome shotgun sequence genomic region, the following are encoded:
- the msmp2 gene encoding prostate-associated microseminoprotein, which translates to MANTAGGVLLALLLFLSASVPCFSVYNSGECFFNTKGSCEHMGQVYGIGESWITSDCYQCVCMEPFGVGCCDHGSKPVDYPDWCEIIRKPDSCTSVAVMRVNHKLPCLWGRGRFRPAAGQPWKSDNDPLF; encoded by the exons atgGCGAACACAGCAGGAGGAGTGCTTTTGGCTTTACTGTTGTTCCTGAGTGCCAGCGTACCATGCTTTTCTGTGTATAACAGTGGCGAGTGCTTCTTTAACACTAAag GGAGCTGCGAACACATGGGACAGGTGTATGGGATAGGAGAGAGCTGGATAACCAGTGACTGTTACCAGTGTGTCTGCATGGAGCCTTTTGGAGTCGGATGCTGTGACCA TGGATCTAAACCTGTGGACTATCCAGACTGGTGTGAGATCATCCGTAAACCTGACTCTTGCACTAGTGTTGCAGTGATGAGGGTCAATCATAAACTGCCCTGCCTTTGGGGACGAGGGCGTTTCAGACCAGCTGCAGGACAACCATGGAAATCTGACAATGATCCTCTGTTTTGA